A window of the Candidatus Margulisiibacteriota bacterium genome harbors these coding sequences:
- a CDS encoding TPM domain-containing protein has product MRKNILVLFFLLFCSLANTYFVFDEARILSAQEQSAVESVIGQWTQQTKHQMAVVTVKSLNGQSVEEYAVKKFSQLGIGQKGKNDGLLFVVAPNDRKMRIEVGYGLEGFLPDGLVGEIRDKYIIPFFKINQFGLGILNGTKALIIYEAQREGIALPDLDTNQLAEPAIQNIQLSKGQMIAGIFFFAIFLLVFIAIVRALGWDVVWPFLLMMLFSSGGGRSNRNGGFGGGFGGFGGGMSGGGGASGGW; this is encoded by the coding sequence ATGCGAAAAAATATCCTGGTTTTGTTTTTTTTACTTTTCTGTTCTCTGGCCAACACTTATTTTGTTTTTGATGAAGCCCGCATTCTGTCTGCTCAGGAACAGAGCGCTGTTGAGTCTGTAATCGGACAATGGACCCAGCAGACAAAGCATCAAATGGCTGTAGTGACAGTCAAAAGCCTGAACGGTCAAAGTGTCGAGGAATACGCCGTAAAAAAGTTTTCCCAGTTAGGTATCGGGCAAAAAGGTAAAAATGACGGTTTGTTGTTTGTAGTGGCACCCAACGACAGAAAAATGCGTATAGAAGTAGGTTATGGCCTTGAAGGGTTTCTTCCGGATGGGCTGGTTGGCGAAATCCGGGACAAGTATATAATCCCTTTCTTTAAAATAAATCAATTCGGCTTGGGCATTCTTAACGGTACCAAAGCGTTAATTATCTACGAGGCTCAGCGGGAAGGCATTGCCTTGCCTGATTTGGATACGAACCAACTGGCCGAGCCAGCAATACAAAACATACAACTATCCAAAGGACAAATGATTGCCGGGATTTTTTTCTTTGCTATATTCCTGCTTGTTTTTATTGCGATAGTGAGAGCTTTGGGCTGGGATGTGGTCTGGCCTTTTTTACTTATGATGCTCTTTAGCTCCGGCGGAGGTCGTTCGAATCGTAATGGAGGCTTCGGTGGAGGCTTCGGTGGCTTCGGTGGAGGCATGAGCGGAGGCGGAGGCGCCAGCGGAGGCTGGTAA
- a CDS encoding LemA family protein: MKKNNWLLVLGIILAVVVVGILSYINVYNSLVRMDESINTQWSQVENQMQRRYDLIPNLISTVKGYATHEKEIFENIAASRAKLAGAKTINDKVNASNGMENAISRLLVVVEQYPNLKANESFTRLMDELAGAENRLAVERMRYNELVKDLNIKIRNFPVSLFAKQMGFEKKDLFKVQEKAKEVPKVEFNK, translated from the coding sequence ATGAAAAAAAATAATTGGCTTCTGGTTTTGGGAATTATTCTGGCTGTTGTTGTGGTTGGTATTCTTTCCTATATTAATGTCTATAATTCTCTGGTACGCATGGATGAAAGTATCAACACCCAATGGTCACAGGTGGAAAATCAAATGCAACGCAGATATGACCTGATACCCAATCTGATTAGTACTGTAAAAGGCTACGCAACTCATGAAAAAGAAATTTTTGAAAACATAGCCGCATCCAGGGCCAAACTGGCAGGTGCCAAAACTATAAATGATAAAGTTAATGCTTCTAACGGCATGGAAAACGCCATAAGCAGATTGCTGGTTGTGGTTGAACAGTATCCAAATTTAAAAGCCAATGAAAGCTTCACCCGGCTCATGGACGAACTGGCTGGCGCCGAGAACCGTCTGGCAGTTGAACGCATGCGCTACAACGAGCTGGTTAAAGATTTAAATATTAAAATACGCAACTTCCCTGTTTCCCTTTTTGCCAAACAGATGGGATTCGAAAAAAAGGATCTGTTCAAGGTTCAGGAAAAGGCCAAGGAAGTTCCGAAAGTAGAATTTAATAAATAA
- a CDS encoding DUF6485 family protein: MSCENQNKNTTRCNCTYPGCSRHGICCECLAYHRRNSELPACCFSEKAEATFDRSIEFFIQQNSS, encoded by the coding sequence ATGAGTTGTGAAAACCAAAATAAAAATACAACCCGCTGCAATTGTACATATCCCGGCTGCAGCCGGCATGGCATTTGCTGTGAATGTCTGGCCTATCATCGGCGCAACAGCGAGCTGCCGGCCTGCTGTTTCTCTGAAAAAGCAGAAGCTACTTTTGACAGGTCCATAGAATTCTTTATCCAACAAAACTCATCTTAG
- the gatC gene encoding Asp-tRNA(Asn)/Glu-tRNA(Gln) amidotransferase subunit GatC produces the protein MTDKATIKHLAGLSRLQFSEEELERYSRDMENIFNYANLLKKIDTSKINPSAHAIPLQNVFKADEIKPYQNIEKILKNAPQVEDHSFVVPRILGD, from the coding sequence ATGACAGATAAAGCTACTATCAAACATTTAGCCGGGCTTTCCCGACTTCAATTTTCCGAAGAAGAACTGGAACGTTACTCCAGAGACATGGAAAATATTTTTAATTATGCCAATCTTCTAAAAAAAATCGACACTTCCAAGATAAACCCGTCAGCTCATGCCATACCCTTACAAAATGTGTTCAAAGCCGATGAAATAAAACCCTATCAAAATATAGAAAAAATCCTGAAAAACGCCCCGCAGGTAGAAGATCACTCTTTTGTGGTGCCCAGGATTCTTGGTGATTAA
- the gatA gene encoding Asp-tRNA(Asn)/Glu-tRNA(Gln) amidotransferase subunit GatA → MLQLSAIEIFKKIKNKEVSSSEVTTEFLSQSRNTNKKLNSYLTFTEDLALKTAQIVDKKIKAGEPLRPLEGVPIAIKDNLCLEGFPATCSSKILENFVPSYNATVIEKILANNMPIIGKTNMDEFAMGSSTETSYFGVTKNPWDTACVPGGSSGGSAVSIASNQSPLALGSDTGGSIRQPASLCGIVGLKPTYGRVSRYGLIAFASSLDQIGTFSKTVEDTAHLLNIICGYDKKDSTSQNLNDEDFALSLNDSLKGIKIGIPEELFNENLNADIKNFYKPIIDKLSEEGVIFEFLKIPSFEYALATYYIIAPAEASSNLARYDGVRFGYRDSSAGTMTEMMELSRSQGFGAEVKRRILIGTYVLSSGYYDAYYKKAQQIRTLIKDDFHKAFTKYDLILSPTTPTPAFKIGEKTANPLDMYLSDIMTIPVNLAGLPGISIPCGLYNKLPMGLQLIGKEFAESKLLNVAHQFEQILDFKRNLKI, encoded by the coding sequence ATGTTACAATTAAGCGCAATTGAAATATTTAAAAAAATAAAAAACAAAGAAGTAAGCTCTAGTGAAGTTACAACGGAATTCTTGTCTCAGAGCCGAAATACCAATAAAAAACTGAACTCTTATTTAACCTTTACCGAAGACTTGGCCTTAAAAACAGCGCAAATCGTAGATAAAAAAATTAAGGCCGGGGAACCCTTGCGTCCTTTGGAAGGTGTCCCCATAGCAATTAAGGACAATCTTTGCCTGGAAGGATTTCCCGCAACCTGTTCCTCCAAAATATTGGAAAATTTTGTCCCTTCTTATAACGCAACGGTTATTGAAAAAATTCTGGCCAATAATATGCCCATTATCGGAAAAACCAATATGGATGAATTTGCCATGGGATCTTCCACAGAAACGTCTTATTTCGGTGTTACCAAGAATCCTTGGGATACCGCCTGCGTTCCTGGTGGTTCATCTGGAGGGTCAGCGGTTTCAATAGCCAGCAATCAATCACCGTTAGCCCTTGGCTCAGATACAGGGGGCTCTATTCGCCAACCAGCCAGCCTCTGTGGTATAGTAGGCCTTAAGCCCACTTATGGCAGGGTGTCCAGATATGGTCTGATTGCTTTTGCATCTTCTCTGGACCAAATCGGTACTTTCTCTAAAACAGTGGAAGACACGGCGCACCTGCTCAATATTATCTGCGGTTATGATAAAAAAGATTCCACTTCCCAAAATCTTAATGATGAGGACTTTGCTTTGAGTCTGAATGATTCCCTGAAAGGCATCAAAATAGGTATCCCGGAGGAATTATTTAATGAAAACCTGAATGCCGATATAAAAAATTTCTATAAACCGATAATAGATAAATTATCAGAAGAGGGAGTGATTTTCGAGTTTTTGAAAATACCTTCCTTTGAATACGCTCTGGCCACCTATTATATTATTGCGCCCGCGGAAGCCAGTTCCAATCTGGCCCGCTATGACGGGGTACGGTTCGGTTACAGGGACTCTTCGGCCGGGACCATGACAGAAATGATGGAACTCAGTCGTAGTCAGGGGTTCGGAGCGGAAGTGAAACGTCGAATTCTGATCGGTACTTATGTGTTAAGCAGCGGTTATTATGACGCTTACTACAAAAAAGCGCAGCAAATCCGCACCTTGATAAAGGATGACTTTCATAAAGCTTTTACCAAATATGACCTTATACTTTCACCGACCACACCTACCCCGGCTTTTAAAATCGGCGAAAAAACCGCCAACCCGCTTGATATGTACTTATCGGATATTATGACCATTCCGGTCAATCTGGCAGGCCTTCCGGGGATTTCCATCCCTTGCGGTTTGTATAATAAGTTACCAATGGGACTGCAACTAATCGGCAAAGAATTTGCCGAAAGCAAGCTACTCAACGTGGCGCATCAGTTCGAACAAATTCTGGATTTTAAAAGGAACTTAAAAATATGA
- the gatB gene encoding Asp-tRNA(Asn)/Glu-tRNA(Gln) amidotransferase subunit GatB, giving the protein MKWEAVIGLEIHAQLLTESKLFCNCSTKFGSQPNSQVCPVCTGMPGVLPVLNKKVVEFAIKLGLATNCQITPVNEFARKNYFYPDLPKGYQISQFDKPICIQGHIDVEVDNKKTRIGITRIHMEEDAGKLVHQGSDNIKGATHSLVDLNRSSVPLLEIVSEPDIRSAVEARLYAEKVKQILQYLEICDGNMEEGSLRCDANISIRPVGQTILGTKTEVKNLNSFKSIEKAINLEIERQIEVLEDGGKIIQETRHYNEATNSTKSLRSKEEAHDYRYFPDPDLVPVAIDDKWIESIKKELPELPEQRKLKFINNYQINDYDASIMTVEKYTADFFEAVIKLLNKPKDIANWIMGDITAYLNNKQLLLKQTQLKPQALARIIELINNNTISGKIAKEILPAIMETGKDPEIIIKEKGLVQLSDETELKKIINSVINENAAAVADIKAGKMQTFGFLVGQTMKKTSGKANPQLVNKILNDILGIS; this is encoded by the coding sequence ATGAAATGGGAAGCGGTAATCGGCCTGGAAATTCATGCTCAGTTACTAACCGAGTCCAAACTGTTTTGTAACTGTTCTACAAAATTCGGCAGTCAGCCTAATTCTCAAGTTTGTCCGGTCTGCACCGGAATGCCAGGAGTCTTACCCGTACTTAATAAAAAAGTTGTTGAATTCGCTATTAAACTTGGTCTGGCCACAAATTGCCAGATTACACCCGTTAACGAGTTTGCCAGAAAAAACTATTTCTATCCGGATTTGCCCAAGGGTTATCAGATTTCTCAGTTTGATAAACCCATATGTATTCAAGGGCATATTGATGTAGAGGTAGACAATAAAAAAACCCGGATCGGCATCACCCGTATCCACATGGAAGAAGACGCTGGCAAGCTTGTGCATCAAGGCAGCGATAATATCAAGGGCGCCACTCATAGTCTGGTAGATTTAAACCGTTCTTCCGTTCCCTTACTGGAAATTGTCAGTGAACCGGATATCCGGTCCGCTGTAGAAGCCCGCCTGTATGCTGAAAAAGTTAAGCAAATCTTGCAGTACTTGGAAATCTGTGACGGTAATATGGAAGAAGGTTCGCTCAGATGCGATGCCAATATTTCTATTCGTCCAGTCGGCCAAACCATACTGGGGACTAAAACCGAAGTAAAAAACCTGAATTCTTTTAAGTCCATTGAAAAAGCCATTAACCTGGAGATTGAACGGCAAATCGAAGTATTGGAAGACGGCGGCAAAATAATTCAGGAAACCAGACATTATAACGAAGCCACCAACAGCACCAAATCATTACGTTCCAAAGAAGAAGCACATGATTACCGCTATTTTCCGGATCCCGACCTTGTCCCTGTTGCCATTGATGACAAGTGGATAGAATCGATTAAAAAAGAGTTACCCGAACTGCCGGAGCAAAGAAAACTAAAATTTATCAATAATTATCAAATAAATGATTATGACGCTTCCATCATGACCGTGGAAAAATATACCGCTGATTTTTTCGAAGCAGTCATTAAATTACTCAACAAACCGAAAGATATAGCGAACTGGATAATGGGAGATATTACCGCCTATCTGAATAACAAACAACTTCTGCTTAAACAAACCCAATTAAAACCTCAAGCACTGGCCAGGATCATCGAGTTAATAAATAACAATACTATCAGCGGAAAAATAGCTAAAGAAATTTTGCCTGCAATAATGGAAACCGGGAAAGATCCCGAAATAATTATTAAAGAAAAAGGTTTAGTTCAGCTTTCCGATGAAACAGAATTAAAAAAAATAATCAACTCGGTTATAAATGAAAACGCGGCCGCCGTCGCCGATATCAAGGCCGGCAAAATGCAAACTTTCGGCTTTCTTGTAGGACAAACCATGAAAAAAACCAGTGGCAAAGCCAATCCTCAGTTGGTGAATAAAATCCTGAATGATATTCTGGGAATTTCCTGA
- a CDS encoding type III pantothenate kinase, whose product MAQAKLSLNKPYYDTCTVDIGNSGLKTGYFLNNNLLKIKSVRSRSIKRFQLEPSKKIIVSSVVPEISKILKKKYKNAEFVNHEQLKIAGMTENIGIDRAINLFAAGKLYKEKSLCVIDFGTAITFTCSKNNSFVGGIICPGLDMMLAAINKKTAQLPLLNEINPQQDILQKKTEAAINSGIYHMVVISLQQMILKVQDQLGGNLLVVATGGNSLKFTEKIETIKIVNPTLLLEGLNLLANNK is encoded by the coding sequence ATGGCTCAAGCAAAACTTTCTCTGAATAAACCTTATTATGACACATGTACCGTAGATATCGGTAATTCTGGCTTAAAGACAGGGTATTTCCTGAATAATAATCTCTTGAAGATTAAAAGTGTGAGGTCGCGAAGTATAAAAAGATTTCAACTGGAACCGTCAAAAAAAATAATTGTTTCTTCTGTAGTACCTGAAATAAGCAAGATATTAAAAAAGAAGTATAAAAATGCAGAATTTGTAAACCATGAACAACTGAAGATAGCAGGAATGACAGAAAATATAGGCATAGACAGGGCTATAAATCTGTTTGCAGCCGGTAAGTTATACAAGGAGAAGTCACTTTGTGTAATAGATTTCGGAACAGCCATTACTTTTACCTGTAGCAAGAATAACTCGTTTGTCGGAGGGATTATTTGTCCTGGACTGGATATGATGCTTGCAGCTATAAATAAAAAAACCGCTCAGCTGCCCTTACTAAATGAAATAAATCCGCAGCAGGATATTTTGCAAAAAAAGACGGAAGCTGCTATAAATTCCGGCATCTATCACATGGTTGTCATTTCTTTGCAGCAGATGATTTTAAAAGTTCAGGATCAGCTTGGCGGAAATCTTCTGGTAGTTGCAACCGGGGGTAATTCGCTTAAGTTTACGGAAAAAATAGAAACAATAAAGATAGTAAATCCTACATTACTGTTAGAAGGCTTGAATTTGCTGGCAAATAACAAATAA
- a CDS encoding ATP-binding protein, with protein sequence MSIYPIIGRQPETEVILRILDRGHNLILTGPYYRGKTALATHLIEELITKKYNPVYFNCQNGFSEQAFLELYSKQILKTMSFKLKNIFEDSNKYLPNIRPKINMNPIHGVDIRIDYNITNKDIQQYLTEVIDVPYKIQQDTKEKMVIILDEYHAVNELKSVNLTEVILKNLKPGVFYIFISSHPKELDNLIPRKNYEKLLIDENMLLQKVPANVIYFSIDSILKDNNIKATTNIIDKLISMTEGEISFINRILRKLINKGKIFKRISLLDISNSIREIVNGYDDIFYNFFDSLSTHQKNLIIAIARQGGQQIFKGEFIYRNGLVSVPSVQTSIQALIKKNFVHKEDEEYKITHYFFKEWLKQNFL encoded by the coding sequence ATGAGTATATATCCTATTATTGGCAGACAACCTGAAACCGAAGTTATTCTAAGAATTCTTGATAGAGGACACAATTTAATTTTAACTGGACCATACTACAGAGGGAAGACAGCATTAGCCACGCATCTTATTGAAGAACTAATTACCAAAAAATATAATCCTGTATACTTTAATTGTCAAAACGGTTTTTCTGAACAGGCGTTTCTCGAGCTCTACAGCAAACAGATATTAAAGACCATGTCTTTTAAGCTAAAAAATATTTTTGAAGACAGCAATAAATATCTGCCCAATATTCGTCCAAAGATCAACATGAACCCTATTCATGGTGTGGATATCAGGATAGATTACAACATTACTAATAAAGATATTCAGCAATATTTAACCGAAGTGATTGATGTCCCTTATAAAATCCAGCAGGACACAAAAGAAAAGATGGTAATTATTCTTGATGAATATCATGCAGTGAATGAGTTAAAATCTGTCAATTTAACTGAAGTTATCTTGAAAAACTTGAAACCGGGTGTGTTTTATATTTTTATCAGCTCTCATCCAAAGGAACTGGATAATCTTATACCCAGGAAAAATTATGAAAAGCTGCTTATTGATGAGAATATGTTACTGCAAAAAGTGCCAGCGAATGTTATTTATTTTTCTATTGATAGCATATTGAAAGACAATAACATAAAAGCAACAACAAATATTATTGATAAATTAATCAGTATGACAGAGGGGGAGATATCCTTTATTAACAGGATCTTACGTAAATTGATAAATAAGGGCAAAATTTTCAAAAGAATAAGCCTGCTGGATATTTCCAATTCTATTCGTGAAATAGTTAATGGCTATGATGATATTTTTTATAATTTTTTTGATTCTTTATCGACCCATCAGAAGAACTTGATAATCGCCATTGCCAGACAGGGAGGGCAGCAAATTTTTAAAGGTGAATTTATTTATCGGAACGGACTGGTCTCGGTCCCTTCGGTCCAGACTTCCATTCAAGCGTTAATTAAGAAAAATTTTGTGCACAAGGAAGATGAGGAGTATAAAATTACTCATTATTTTTTTAAAGAATGGCTCAAGCAAAACTTTCTCTGA
- the hisF gene encoding imidazole glycerol phosphate synthase subunit HisF: MIAKRIIPCLDIKNGRVVKGVNFVNLIDAGDPVELAKLYDDQNADELVFLDITASSDRRNIVLDLVERVANQVFIPFTVGGGIKTVEDMREILLAGAEKISINTAAIENPELLSRGAEKFGVQCVVLAVDAKRIQSKKGAAASIPVNKLTQDCLCDEESQFEIYIQGGRTATGIDAVKWAQKAEKLGAGEILLTSMDADGTKNGYDTALTSVIKKHTTIPIIASGGAGTIEHIKDILEVADAALLASLLHYGNLKVKDIKDYLSSHSINVRH; this comes from the coding sequence ATGATCGCCAAAAGAATTATTCCTTGTCTGGACATTAAAAACGGACGCGTGGTGAAAGGCGTAAATTTTGTCAATTTGATTGACGCCGGAGATCCGGTTGAGTTGGCCAAACTTTATGATGACCAGAATGCAGACGAGCTTGTTTTTCTGGATATCACAGCATCCTCTGACAGAAGAAACATTGTGCTTGATCTGGTGGAAAGAGTTGCAAACCAGGTATTTATTCCTTTTACAGTGGGTGGTGGCATAAAGACAGTTGAAGATATGAGGGAAATCCTGCTGGCCGGAGCGGAAAAAATATCGATAAATACAGCCGCTATCGAAAATCCGGAACTGTTATCCAGAGGAGCGGAGAAATTTGGCGTTCAGTGCGTGGTCCTGGCTGTGGACGCTAAACGTATTCAAAGCAAAAAAGGAGCAGCGGCAAGTATTCCTGTAAATAAATTAACGCAGGATTGTTTGTGCGACGAGGAATCCCAATTTGAAATATATATTCAAGGGGGACGTACTGCCACCGGAATTGACGCGGTTAAATGGGCACAAAAAGCGGAAAAACTGGGCGCAGGGGAAATACTTTTAACCAGCATGGACGCTGATGGAACAAAAAACGGATACGATACCGCATTAACAAGTGTTATAAAAAAACATACAACTATCCCGATTATAGCTTCCGGAGGAGCAGGTACAATAGAGCACATTAAAGATATTTTAGAAGTAGCCGATGCTGCCTTGCTGGCTTCATTATTACATTATGGAAACCTCAAGGTAAAAGATATTAAAGACTATTTAAGCAGTCATTCCATAAATGTCAGGCACTAA
- a CDS encoding anaerobic ribonucleoside-triphosphate reductase activating protein, whose product MKGWQKTSFIDVEGKIASVFFYGGCNFRCSYCHNPDLVINAAKLPEISEEEVLDYIKKKINIYEAVCISGGEPTLNPNLTEIIKKIRTLNLAVKIDSNGTNLSVIKELIDQDLIQYVALDIKTSYKKYNQVFIQGKEDPKLLEQVKKTIEFLKKQDKIDYEFRSTLYPPFFTEDDLKEIANMVKGAKKYFLQQFNPKNTLTNLNGERPFTMERAKQICQFFKPFVERCEIR is encoded by the coding sequence ATGAAGGGCTGGCAGAAGACCAGCTTTATTGATGTTGAGGGAAAAATAGCTTCTGTCTTTTTTTATGGCGGATGTAATTTCCGTTGTTCATACTGCCACAACCCGGATTTAGTTATTAATGCGGCAAAATTACCGGAAATCAGCGAAGAAGAAGTCCTGGATTATATAAAAAAAAAGATCAATATTTATGAGGCAGTGTGTATTTCCGGGGGAGAACCTACCTTAAACCCTAACCTGACAGAAATAATAAAAAAAATAAGAACTTTGAATTTAGCGGTAAAAATAGATTCAAACGGAACAAATTTATCTGTAATTAAAGAATTAATTGATCAGGACCTGATCCAATATGTAGCTCTGGATATTAAAACTTCTTACAAAAAGTACAATCAGGTATTTATTCAAGGAAAGGAAGACCCAAAACTCCTGGAACAAGTTAAAAAGACCATTGAATTTCTAAAGAAGCAGGATAAAATAGACTATGAATTCCGGTCTACGCTTTATCCTCCGTTTTTTACAGAGGATGATTTGAAGGAAATAGCAAATATGGTCAAAGGCGCAAAAAAATATTTTCTGCAACAGTTCAATCCCAAAAATACTTTAACGAATTTAAATGGGGAGCGACCTTTTACTATGGAAAGGGCCAAACAAATTTGCCAGTTTTTTAAGCCCTTTGTGGAACGCTGTGAGATAAGATGA
- a CDS encoding anaerobic ribonucleoside-triphosphate reductase — translation MRNIKEIEKEIETLKSQLNDVKGTPTEVYSRIVGYYRPVQNWNNGKRSEYGERVEFNIKEKIAENQKITNSITEVEKPETGNDFNIVVNDRGVIKKYKLFYSDNCPGCPPVKNYLKQVQINGEEINANTKEGFEEAIKNNVTGTPTVLFLNDSGEVVNVAHTPSQIELLIA, via the coding sequence ATGAGAAATATAAAAGAAATTGAAAAAGAAATTGAAACTTTAAAGAGTCAGTTGAATGATGTTAAAGGAACACCGACAGAAGTGTATAGTCGCATAGTAGGATATTACAGGCCTGTACAGAATTGGAATAATGGGAAACGTTCCGAATATGGTGAAAGAGTAGAATTTAATATTAAAGAAAAGATAGCTGAAAATCAAAAAATTACTAATAGTATTACTGAAGTTGAAAAGCCGGAAACAGGAAATGATTTTAATATTGTAGTAAATGACAGGGGAGTTATAAAAAAGTATAAACTCTTTTATTCCGATAATTGTCCGGGTTGTCCTCCTGTAAAAAACTATCTTAAACAGGTACAAATTAACGGTGAAGAAATTAACGCCAATACCAAAGAGGGTTTTGAAGAAGCTATAAAGAATAATGTTACAGGCACACCTACCGTATTGTTTTTAAATGATAGCGGTGAAGTGGTTAATGTAGCTCATACTCCCTCACAGATTGAACTGCTTATTGCATGA